From Cellulosimicrobium sp. ES-005, one genomic window encodes:
- a CDS encoding FCD domain-containing protein codes for MNQPIVPPRKVSELVVERLSERIARGEWPVGSRIPPEPELVAELGVGRNTVREAVRALEHAGVLEPRRGDGTYVRAADGLDAALARRARTTDAFHVLDVRGVLERGAARAAAVRHDADALARLDVALAAQTAARGADEDTFQAADVAFHAEVVRAAGNPLLADLYDGLDHALVRTYPSGEQRLHHRDVPGHEEVVAAIRAGDADAAEDAVAATIDAVRAHLVEAAAERAGATEADA; via the coding sequence GTGAACCAGCCGATCGTCCCGCCCCGCAAGGTGTCCGAGCTCGTCGTCGAGCGGCTCAGCGAGCGCATCGCTCGCGGGGAGTGGCCGGTCGGCTCCCGGATCCCGCCGGAGCCCGAGCTCGTGGCCGAGCTCGGCGTGGGTCGGAACACGGTCCGCGAGGCCGTGCGGGCCCTCGAGCACGCCGGCGTCCTCGAGCCCCGGCGCGGCGACGGCACCTACGTCCGCGCGGCCGACGGCCTCGACGCCGCCCTGGCGCGCCGCGCGCGGACCACCGACGCCTTCCACGTGCTCGACGTGCGCGGCGTCCTCGAGCGCGGTGCGGCGCGGGCGGCGGCCGTCCGGCACGACGCGGACGCGCTCGCCCGGCTCGACGTGGCGCTCGCGGCCCAGACCGCGGCCCGCGGTGCGGACGAGGACACGTTCCAGGCCGCCGACGTCGCGTTCCACGCCGAGGTCGTGCGCGCCGCCGGCAACCCGCTGCTCGCGGACCTCTACGACGGCCTCGACCACGCGCTCGTCCGGACGTACCCCTCGGGGGAGCAGCGCCTGCACCACCGCGACGTCCCCGGCCACGAGGAGGTGGTGGCCGCGATCCGGGCCGGCGACGCCGACGCGGCCGAGGACGCGGTCGCCGCGACGATCGACGCCGTGCGCGCGCACCTGGTGGAGGCCGCCGCGGAGCGCGCCGGGGCGACGGAGGCCGACGCGTGA
- a CDS encoding MFS transporter has translation MSGLRRPLGVGAVVAIVLASLNLRPAVVSISPVLGEIRADLGLSATAAGVLTTLPVLCFGLLAPLAPVLARRWGLERALFVSLVALCVGFALRLVPETWGLFAGTVVAGCAIGLGNVLLPALIKRDFADRIGLMTGLYSMALSGGAALAAGLTIPVATAAGLDWRGALATWGVLAVLGVLVWVPRALRPDPAGATAFGAGAGAGVARSTVWRSPLAWAVTVVMGMQSLSFYAVNAWLPEIMVALGRTPEAGGWLLALCNLAGILGSFVTPVLAGRMRRQRGIGIALVVLVGTGLLGLALAPGAAALWVVLVGLGQGGGISLALTLMALRARDAAHTSELSGMAQSAGYLLAATGPLGLGLAHDATGAWTLPLLLLVAAAAVQGVAVWFAGRDAHVH, from the coding sequence GTGAGCGGGCTGCGCCGACCGCTGGGGGTGGGGGCGGTCGTCGCGATCGTCCTGGCGTCGCTCAACCTGCGCCCCGCCGTCGTGTCGATCTCGCCGGTGCTCGGGGAGATCCGCGCCGACCTGGGGCTCAGCGCGACGGCGGCCGGCGTGCTCACGACGCTGCCCGTCCTGTGCTTCGGCCTCCTCGCGCCGCTCGCGCCGGTGCTCGCGCGGCGGTGGGGCCTCGAGCGCGCGCTCTTCGTGAGCCTCGTCGCGCTGTGCGTCGGCTTCGCGCTGCGGCTCGTCCCCGAGACGTGGGGCCTGTTCGCCGGGACCGTGGTCGCCGGGTGCGCGATCGGCCTCGGGAACGTCCTGCTCCCCGCGCTCATCAAGCGCGACTTCGCCGACCGCATCGGCCTCATGACGGGGCTGTACTCGATGGCGCTGTCGGGCGGCGCCGCGCTCGCCGCGGGGCTGACGATCCCGGTCGCGACCGCGGCCGGTCTCGACTGGCGCGGCGCGCTCGCGACGTGGGGCGTGCTCGCCGTCCTCGGCGTGCTCGTGTGGGTGCCGCGCGCGCTGCGGCCCGACCCGGCCGGCGCGACGGCGTTCGGCGCGGGCGCGGGGGCCGGGGTCGCGCGCTCCACGGTGTGGCGGAGCCCGCTCGCCTGGGCGGTCACGGTCGTCATGGGCATGCAGTCGCTGTCGTTCTACGCCGTCAACGCGTGGCTCCCGGAGATCATGGTCGCGCTCGGCCGGACGCCGGAGGCGGGCGGCTGGCTCCTCGCTCTGTGCAACCTCGCGGGCATCCTCGGGTCGTTCGTGACCCCGGTCCTCGCCGGGCGCATGCGCCGCCAGCGGGGCATCGGGATCGCGCTCGTCGTGCTCGTCGGGACGGGGCTGCTCGGGCTGGCCCTCGCCCCCGGCGCCGCGGCGCTCTGGGTCGTGCTGGTGGGCCTGGGCCAGGGCGGCGGCATCAGCCTCGCGCTCACGCTCATGGCCCTGCGGGCCCGCGATGCCGCCCACACGTCCGAGCTCTCCGGCATGGCACAGAGCGCGGGCTACCTGCTCGCGGCGACCGGGCCGCTCGGCCTCGGCCTCGCGCACGACGCCACGGGCGCGTGGACGCTGCCGCTCCTCCTGCTCGTCGCCGCGGCCGCCGTCCAGGGCGTCGCCGTGTGGTTCGCGGGCCGGGACGCGCACGTGCACTGA
- a CDS encoding DEAD/DEAH box helicase yields the protein MTTTDATPDVSADATTVAASVHADNTTFADFGVRQEIVDALSDAGIVQPFPIQAMTLPVAMSGHDIIGQAKTGTGKTFGFGVPLLHRVVAPGEPGFDELPSPGKPQALVVVPTRELAVQVANDLGTASKRRSVRIVQLYGGRAYEPQVEALQRGVEVVVGTPGRMIDLMNQGHLNLTRAAIVVLDEADEMLDLGFLPDVEKILARTPAQRHTMLFSATMPGAVVSMARRYMKQPTHIRANDPDDGGQTVKNIEQVVYRAHALDKVEMLARILQAEGRGRTIVFARTKRTAAKVADELVDRGFAAGSIHGDLGQGAREQALRAFRNGKIDVLVATDVAARGIDVEDVTHVVNYQCPEDEKTYLHRTGRTGRAGNKGTAVTFVDWDDIPRWSLIDKALGLGIPEPVETYSSSPHLYTDLHIPEGTKGRLPKDRRTLAGLDAEEIEDLGETGKRHTPAGGSRGRQGGRSDGGRSRGEQGDRGRSGGQGRSGGRRAEGERSGGRPEGEQTDAAGAPSEGGERRRRSRNRRRTRGGRPVEQQGGAEATSQPAE from the coding sequence GTGACCACCACAGACGCCACCCCTGACGTGAGCGCGGACGCGACCACCGTCGCCGCCAGCGTCCACGCGGACAACACCACCTTCGCCGACTTCGGCGTGCGCCAGGAGATCGTCGACGCGCTCTCCGACGCGGGCATCGTCCAGCCCTTCCCCATCCAGGCGATGACGCTCCCGGTCGCGATGTCGGGCCACGACATCATCGGCCAGGCCAAGACCGGCACCGGCAAGACGTTCGGCTTCGGCGTGCCGCTGCTGCACCGCGTCGTCGCGCCGGGCGAGCCCGGGTTCGACGAGCTGCCCTCGCCCGGCAAGCCGCAGGCGCTCGTCGTCGTCCCGACGCGCGAGCTCGCGGTCCAGGTCGCGAACGACCTCGGCACCGCCTCGAAGCGGCGCTCCGTGCGCATCGTCCAGCTCTACGGCGGCCGCGCCTACGAGCCGCAGGTCGAGGCGCTGCAGCGCGGCGTCGAGGTCGTCGTCGGCACCCCGGGCCGCATGATCGACCTGATGAACCAGGGCCACCTCAACCTCACGCGGGCCGCGATCGTGGTCCTCGACGAGGCGGACGAGATGCTCGACCTGGGCTTCCTCCCGGACGTCGAGAAGATCCTGGCCCGCACGCCCGCGCAGCGCCACACCATGCTGTTCTCGGCGACCATGCCGGGCGCCGTCGTGTCGATGGCGCGCCGCTACATGAAGCAGCCGACGCACATCCGCGCGAACGACCCCGACGACGGCGGCCAGACGGTCAAGAACATCGAGCAGGTCGTCTACCGCGCGCACGCGCTGGACAAGGTCGAGATGCTCGCGCGCATCCTCCAGGCGGAGGGCCGCGGACGCACGATCGTGTTCGCGCGGACCAAGCGCACCGCGGCGAAGGTCGCGGACGAGCTCGTCGACCGCGGCTTCGCCGCCGGCTCGATCCACGGCGACCTCGGCCAGGGCGCGCGCGAGCAGGCGCTGCGCGCGTTCCGCAACGGCAAGATCGACGTGCTCGTCGCGACGGACGTCGCGGCGCGCGGCATCGACGTCGAGGACGTCACGCACGTCGTGAACTACCAGTGCCCCGAGGACGAGAAGACGTACCTGCACCGCACGGGCCGCACGGGCCGCGCGGGCAACAAGGGCACCGCCGTCACGTTCGTCGACTGGGACGACATCCCGCGCTGGTCGCTCATCGACAAGGCGCTCGGCCTCGGCATCCCCGAGCCGGTCGAGACGTACTCGAGCTCGCCGCACCTGTACACCGACCTGCACATCCCCGAGGGCACCAAGGGCCGCCTCCCCAAGGACCGGCGCACGCTCGCCGGGCTCGACGCGGAGGAGATCGAGGACCTCGGCGAGACCGGCAAGCGGCACACCCCGGCCGGCGGGTCGCGGGGACGCCAGGGCGGCCGGTCCGACGGCGGTCGCAGCCGGGGCGAGCAGGGTGACCGCGGACGGTCGGGCGGCCAGGGCCGCTCCGGCGGCCGACGCGCGGAGGGCGAGCGCTCGGGCGGTCGTCCCGAGGGCGAGCAGACCGACGCCGCGGGCGCACCGTCCGAGGGCGGCGAGCGCCGTCGTCGGTCCCGCAACCGTCGCCGCACGCGCGGCGGCCGTCCGGTCGAGCAGCAGGGCGGCGCCGAGGCGACCTCCCAGCCCGCCGAGTAG
- a CDS encoding glycosyl hydrolase family 18 protein, with amino-acid sequence MDPTTPRRRRLRRILALVASATLVGTLLTGTTTATAADTELAVNGGFESGLSGWTCSGSTSQATASPVRTGSGALRAAPAGADNARCSQSVPVQPSSTYTLSAWVQGAYVYLGASGATAQDVSTWTPSASTWQRLSLTFTTSATATSATIYLHGWYGQPAYLVDDVSLVGPGGGTTQPPATPTGLTAGTPTASSVALTWGAVTGATGYAVYRDGTKVATTTTPSTTVSGLAASTAYSFQVTATNGAGESARSTAVTVTTAGGTTQPPATPTGLAAGTPTASSVPLTWGAVTGATGYAVYRDGTKVATTTTPSASVTGLAASTAYSFQVTATNSAGESPRSTAVTVTTADGGGTGGDLPPHALVGYLHASFANGSGYTRMADVPDSWDVINLAFGEPTSVTSGDIRFSLCPQTECPNVESVTEFKAAVAAKRAAGKKVLLSIGGQNGQVQLTTTAARDAFVASVSSIIDTYGLDGVDIDFEGHSLYLNTGDTDFRNPTTPVIVNLISALKTLAARYGDDFVLTMAPETFFVQNGYQFYGSGPWGGQDPRCGAYLPVIHALRDDLTLLHVQDYNSGPIMGLDDQYHTMGGADFHIAMTDMLLTGFPVARDTTKVFPALRPDQVAIGLPASTQAGNGHTAPAQVNQALDCLTKGTGCGSYQTHGRWPALRGLMTWSINWDRYNGWEFSRNFDDYWP; translated from the coding sequence ATGGACCCCACGACCCCACGACGCCGACGGCTGCGCAGGATCCTCGCGCTCGTCGCCTCGGCGACGCTCGTCGGGACGCTGCTCACCGGGACCACCACCGCCACCGCAGCGGATACCGAGCTCGCCGTCAACGGCGGGTTCGAGTCGGGGCTGTCGGGGTGGACCTGCTCCGGCTCGACCTCACAGGCGACCGCGAGCCCGGTCCGCACCGGGAGCGGTGCCCTGCGGGCCGCGCCCGCCGGCGCGGACAACGCGCGCTGCTCGCAGTCCGTCCCGGTGCAGCCCTCCTCCACGTACACGCTCAGCGCGTGGGTCCAGGGCGCGTACGTCTACCTGGGGGCGAGCGGCGCGACCGCGCAGGACGTCTCCACGTGGACGCCGTCCGCCTCGACCTGGCAGCGCCTCAGCCTGACGTTCACCACCTCGGCGACGGCCACGTCGGCGACGATCTACCTGCACGGCTGGTACGGCCAGCCGGCCTACCTCGTCGACGACGTCAGCCTCGTCGGCCCGGGCGGCGGCACGACGCAGCCGCCCGCCACGCCCACCGGGCTCACCGCCGGCACCCCCACCGCCAGCAGCGTCGCCCTCACCTGGGGCGCGGTGACCGGCGCCACCGGCTACGCCGTCTACCGCGACGGCACGAAGGTCGCCACCACCACGACCCCGTCCACGACGGTCTCCGGGCTCGCCGCCTCGACCGCCTACTCCTTCCAGGTCACCGCCACCAACGGCGCCGGCGAGTCCGCCCGGTCCACCGCCGTCACCGTGACCACGGCCGGCGGCACGACGCAGCCGCCGGCCACCCCGACCGGCCTCGCCGCCGGCACCCCCACCGCCAGCAGCGTCCCGCTCACCTGGGGCGCGGTGACCGGCGCCACCGGGTACGCCGTCTACCGCGACGGCACCAAGGTCGCCACCACCACGACCCCGTCCGCCAGCGTCACCGGGCTCGCCGCGTCCACCGCCTACTCCTTCCAGGTCACCGCCACCAACAGCGCCGGCGAGTCCCCCCGCTCCACCGCCGTCACCGTCACGACGGCCGACGGCGGCGGCACCGGCGGCGACCTCCCGCCGCACGCGCTCGTCGGCTACCTGCACGCCTCGTTCGCCAACGGCTCGGGCTACACCCGCATGGCGGACGTCCCCGACTCGTGGGACGTCATCAACCTCGCGTTCGGCGAGCCGACGAGCGTCACGTCCGGGGACATCCGGTTCAGCCTGTGCCCGCAGACCGAGTGCCCGAACGTCGAGTCGGTCACCGAGTTCAAGGCCGCCGTCGCCGCCAAGCGCGCGGCGGGCAAGAAGGTGCTCCTGTCGATCGGCGGGCAGAACGGTCAGGTGCAGCTCACGACGACCGCCGCGCGCGACGCGTTCGTCGCGTCGGTGAGCTCGATCATCGACACCTACGGGCTGGACGGGGTCGACATCGACTTCGAGGGCCACTCGCTGTACCTGAACACGGGCGACACGGACTTCCGCAACCCGACCACGCCGGTGATCGTCAACCTCATCTCCGCGCTCAAGACGCTCGCGGCACGCTACGGCGACGACTTCGTGCTGACCATGGCGCCGGAGACGTTCTTCGTCCAGAACGGCTACCAGTTCTACGGCTCCGGGCCGTGGGGCGGTCAGGACCCGCGGTGCGGCGCGTACCTGCCCGTCATCCACGCGCTGCGCGACGACCTGACGCTCCTGCACGTCCAGGACTACAACTCGGGCCCGATCATGGGGCTCGACGACCAGTACCACACCATGGGCGGCGCGGACTTCCACATCGCCATGACGGACATGCTGCTCACCGGCTTCCCGGTCGCGCGCGACACGACCAAGGTGTTCCCCGCGCTGCGCCCGGACCAGGTCGCGATCGGCCTGCCGGCGAGCACGCAGGCGGGCAACGGCCACACCGCGCCGGCCCAGGTCAACCAGGCCCTGGACTGCCTCACGAAGGGCACGGGCTGCGGGTCGTACCAGACGCACGGGCGGTGGCCCGCGTTGCGCGGCCTCATGACGTGGTCGATCAACTGGGACCGCTACAACGGCTGGGAGTTCTCGCGGAACTTCGAC